The genomic region gtgtctgcttattttcaatcagtcctgtgtatttcagtccgtgtcttacctgagtcctttgtccgtcattgatgttgttggTATCTGTTGCCATCCTGTTTCCCCGTTTCCCGGACTTCcccattaaactcccgttttgccccgtattccgctTGCCTGCTTGCTCCTTCCACACCTGCCCGCTTCACCCGACCGCCTCCCGTGAcaagtgtgatataagtcatttaggcaactagatttgaggaagaacctaaatagtggctagaaatgactgaccaggcagacagaagtgtgcttttcttatcttacaagccatggaagggtgggatgggggacacataagtagggggtaggaactgtggaataaggcaggggtgtaagaatttagggtatattcttgttattttaaagaaggtgtacatgattatttaattgcatttaatagtaactagtaagctgcattttgcaccatgcagcaaatacacattaaaaactttaaagaataatgccttagttattttaatatagACATCCTACAAAGTGCCCCATGGCTATCCTATCAAGTATATAGGATAGTCAAGTATAACCTACCAAAGAAACATCTGTTTCATTAATTTCAAAGCAGACAAGATGTATTCATCGTAAAACGTGTTGTATGCACCCATCATATAGTGGAGGGGTTGGCGTGTCTCCATTTTAAAAGGATGAAATGCCTAGCCAGTAAGGGGGGCATGGAATCGGATGGTGGAATACCGAACAGGGATGTTAGAGAATTAGAGGAGGTAGAACTATGTTTTGGCTCTGCCCCTCGATTATCTAAGTTCTGGACAGACATATTCAAAACCATTGAACAGGACATCAACATAGTACACATGCGCAAGACCGGGGGCCGTCTCGGACGttcattttagccacgttgttCAAACAGGCTGGTCGCACGTACTTGAGCTGCGGGACTCACTCATTTCGTTTTTTAGCTACCGTCAGACTATTCCTCCTTAAAGCTTGCTGGTGAAATGCCTTCTTCAACCttacaatgaaataaaacactggtaaatacgttaaactttttcttcttcttttaacATGGTGGTTAAATATAATgagtttcttttaaaataacgataaagtttttcttcttcttcttctttaagcatgttggttaaatatgggtttaagtgctttcttattttaaaatatgcaaAGTGCCCGTACTtttgtgcctactcctaacaacaCGTGGCTGTGGCCGGACAGACCCCCGCTGGAAGTTTATGCactagcttgcattcatcctgctacaggtatatgttttattattccttaaaaacgtaaaataacacattaataaatatatgtaatgtatttttattctattaaagtttaacagcaacccttatctcccaaaccatatggcccctatcggcaacatgtggcataagcatgtatgataACATATATATGGAtataacccctcgaccaatcagaataaggtaTACACCCCCTCctgcttatgacgtcagaagcggagccaAATTAAGCTCCACCCAATgcacataatattttttttctggttcAGTCTGTTGTGCCAACATGCTTTAAACGGTCCACCATATTTCACCCCCTGAATGACTACCGCCTGATGGCCGTAACATCTCTGGTCATGAAGGTGTTTGAAAGGCTTGTAAAAAACTttatctattcatccatccccATTTCCATTGACCTATTACAGTTTGCCTACCATCCAAACAGATCCACTAAGGACACCATTGCACACGTACTGCACACCACCCTCCCCCATGTGGACAGTAGAAATGGGAATTATGTAAGGCTGCTGTTTGTGGATTACAGTTCAGCTTTCAACACCATCGTCCCACTTAGACTGCTCACCAAACTGAGGGACCTGGGTCTGAACTCCCAGTTCTGCAGATGGGTGTTAGATTTCCTCACAGGTAGACCACAAATAGTGAGAGTAAGACCCCATGTGTCCAACACCATCATCCTCAGCACTGGAGCTCCTCAAGGGTGTGTTCTGAGCCCCCTGCTCTATACGCTGTAGACCTACGACTGCGTTGCCTCCAACAGCTCCAACACCACTGTGAAGTTTGCGGATGACACAGTATTAATTTGACTCATCACGATGAGTCGGCCTACTTGAGGGAGGTGGAGAACCTGTCAGTATGGTGTAGGTCCAACTGCCTCAGTCTGAATGTCAGAAAAACTAAAGAGCTGATATTGGACTACAGCAAGAAGAAGCAGCTCTTCTTTTCACCCCTCCAGATCAACAGTGTTACAGTGGAGAGGGTGGTCATCATCAAGTATCTTTGGGATTCTGCTCACTGAGGACCTCACTTGGCACTCACATGTCTGCACTCTGGTCACCAGTGCGAGAAAGCGGCTGTACAAACTAAGGCAGCTGAGGAGATTTAGGGTCACTCCAATGATCCTAAAAACCTTCTACTCAGTTGCTAGGGAGAGCATCTTGACCATGAACATTATGGTATGGTTTGAGGACTGTTCTCTAAAAGATCGCAAAGCCCTGCAGAGGGTGATCAGGGCGGCTGAGCGTTGTGTCAGATCTCCTCTGCCCTCCCTGTTGGACACCTACATAAAACGCTGCAGGTCCAGAGTAACAAAGATAATTAAAGACCCCTTATACCCTGCAAACTGTCTGTTCTGCATGCTGAACTCAGGCAGGAAGTCCTTTTGCCTAATGTCTAGGACAGAGAGACTCAGAGTTTTTTCCCCCGGGCCATAAGGCTTCTCAATTCAGCCTAATTCTGGTCCTTCTGTAcacttactgtatatatgtttGTAATAGAATTCACATATACTGCACATGTTCACTTTACTGCACACATAACTTTAGGCTGTACATCATCTCGCCATTGCACTATATTTAGATTGTATATTTGGATTGTATATTTagattgtatatatatattgcaattttctttttctactcctactttactttttacatttttttctttttttacacaGTCATTTAGGGTGACTCAGagatacatttcactgcaagTTGTACTGTATGTGACGAATAaacctcttgaatcttgaaaTCTTCTAGTTGATTCAGAATTTTGTTtcaatgctcacataagaagcatTACTAGCATTTATCATCTacagaacatagccaagcttcggaagatggTCTCCCTTCATGGTgcagaaaaataaatacatgcctttataacttTCAGACTGGATTAttgtaatgccctcctttctggttgctcgtctggatccttacataaaattcagctggtacagaatgcagctgccagagttctcacaaacactaaaaactttgattatattagccctgtcttatcctcccttcactggcttccagttaagtatcggattgactataaaatactgctattgacTTATAAAgaactgaatggccttgcaccagaatgcCTTAGTGACCTGCTGACCTCATACAACGCTCTGCGCTTGCTTCCTTCTCAAGgcgcaggatatctgttagtgcctaaggtagaaagagctacggcaggctgcagagctttctcttatagaactcctcagctgtggaatggtcttccatcAGATGTgtgggtttcaggctcactctcaatattcaagtctagactaaaaacacatttattcagtCTAGCCTCTAGGGACTCTAGTCTTAGCTTTAGCTAATTGTTCACCCCCAGTTAGTTCTGTAgcgtgaggtgtagagctgggtagaGATCGGTGCCACTGGCTTTggttaaactgaactgtcagttttgacactctagcttcacaatcccttgtgtaattggagtgctgacatttcagggactccccatgtctGCATTCCCTCTTGCCTGGAGACCCCAATTTATCAAGATATcctgcacaccctgctacatgcgACGTCTCCACTACTCATGACATCCTTCTGTCCAGctcgctcttctgcctgtgtcgTCCTCCATGTATGCCCGGCTGGCTTGCTACTGGTTGCCTTGCGATCTGAAGGAGCACCAAcaccggcttgtcatcacctccctgctccctggtTGTGACTCATATTTTATGACTTAGACTGTGTGACCTgccacttagccatctcttcgATTTGACTTTCCTTGCCGGTCCCAGGagaatgggctccccctttgaggcTGGTCCCTCCtgaggtttcttccttctagggtggttttccttgccactatcgcctatggcttactcactgggggctttggactgcgatgctgtaaagcactttgagacaatgtaatgttctgtaaacatgctatacaaaaataaattagtttgtttgtttgttgtattACACCACTCCAATGCAGTCAGAGTTGTTTGCAGCACACCCAAGGATGTCCTCATTGTTTCTGTCACCATACTCCCCCTacctttactcagtttgttagatactgaattagtggctcagcagctacagcgggatcttgatttaatttgtgactgggccgatacctggcagatgaaatttaacatcgataaatgtaaggtactccatctagggagcagaaatataaagtacaggtatttcatgggtgtcacggaaataaaggtagctgatcatgagaaagaccttggtgtgtatgttgatgcttccatgtcccattctcgccagtgtggggaagcaataaaaaaggccaataggatgttggggtatatctccaggtgtgtggagtttaagtcaagggaggtaatgctaagattatacaattccttggtgagacctcacctagaatattgtgtgcaggtttggtcaccatatcttaaaaaggacattgtggccttagaaaaggtgcagcgtagggccacaaaaatgattcctggtcttagaggaatgtcatacgaggaacggttacttgagctaaatctgttcagtctcaagcaaaggagactgaggggggacatgatccaggtatataagattctaacaggtttggatgctgttcaagcaaatagttacttcagcattagtttaaatacacgaactcgtggccataggtggaaattagcgggagaacacttcaagctggatttaaggaagcacttctttacacagcgtgtagtcagagtatggaatacccttcctgataatgtagtgcaagctgaatccttgggttcctttaaatcagagctagataagattttaacgactctgagctattagtttagttctccccaagcgagcttgatgggccgaatggcctcctctcgtttgtatagttcttatgttcttatgttcttatgtacctAAACCCCACTGAGAAATTCTTTTCTGCATGGAGGTAGAAAGCTTATGACCATCACCCACATGATCATATGTCACTACTGGatgcaatgaatgttggatgccaaaATATATCACCAGAGCAATgtcaaggatggatcaggcatgccAAGAGATATTACCCATGATGTATTGCTAGAGAGGACATCAGATGTGATGTCGATGAATACTTGTGACTAAATCGATAGGACCGGATAGATTAGAAATGTACAGCTATAATAATGTTACAGTCATTGACCAaatgcaagtgtgtgtgtgtgtgtgtgtgtgttttttgttctatcTGTAGTATCGACaacaagttttttttccaaaagaaTATTCTGTATTTACCCTACAGTGCAAAATTCTAAATTTACTCTAAAAAAGTTCCTTTAATGATGAACCATTTTGGTGGCTGTAATGCATTTTGGTGGAGGGATTAATTGTTTGGCCAAACTGTGAGTTGGTTTTgtgtgaagagttttgagaaaactacttcagtattgcagagcGCACCTTAgcatttgataaaaaaaaactgtgaggCACACAGGCAGATAAAAACCAAAAGTAAGTCACAGCaccatttatttttgtattcatACTTTTTATTTGCAAATTATCCTGCTAGTCATTTTCATTTCAGGTTATTATTAAACACAAATGAATATGTCCGACTAGGACTAAACAACACAGTAACTTATAAAACGGGCAGTACAGGAACCCTCTTCATATGGGTGCTCTTTCCCTTCCTACTGTCAGAGTGTGGTCGGCGCCAGCCAGAAAATCACACCCTCATTTGCTCCCAGAGACATACATTCacattctctttctctctacACGGCACATTCAGCAGCGTCTCCCATGCAGTTATATTATAGGAAATACAAACAGATCCCTTCTCTCCTCTGTCACCCGTGATATGGCCCATATAGCCAACTAGGACCATCATATTGTGATGATATCATTTTGGCAATGGAAGACTTTGTCAAAGACACATAGATTGATAGTATACATTCATGCTTCAGTAAAATGCCTGTAAACTATGGTTTAAGACACATAATGGAagcaattttaataataataaataagtacTCTGTTTAATGACATACATGGACCAGTCAAGATTCTATTATGACTTCAGGCAAATCTTCAATCCCCAGTGACACCCATCTAGACTCGTCAGCCATTCTTTCTTGAAACCAAGAGGCTGCTTTTGCTTTTACTACCTAAAGAGGCAAAAATCATTATAGTGCAAAGATTTTTGTTTATGCCCTTACTGATAAATCTTTCCCAAATTAAAATAAAGCTGAGAAAAAATTGCaacaagattattatttcagcaacaacacatgtaagcaagtgccacaacattcttaaaaatattttagttcTAACAGGATCAATGCTTACTTCAGAACTCAGTTTTGACATTAATATTGCAATTGTCAGATGAACTTCCTGGTGCCACACAGCAGGTTTTTGCATAAAATGTAAATTCATGTCCTGATTCCAAATATTATCCCCTTTTTGCCTAAAATAATTCACTGGGAAGAATGCCTTTTTTGTTGTCTTTTAGTTTTAGTTAAAGAGCATAAGAAAGGATGGAGTTCCGAAGCAGGGCCAGTCTATCATCACAGCTAGGAGCCATCTTGCTCTTTGGGGTCCTGGTTCACCACATCATCTTCATGTATGTTGGGAGTCCCTGAGCTTTTCCTAGATCGCGGTTTCTCCTCAAGTTCATGCAGTGAAGGTTCCTTGTACATGCAGACTGTGGGAAAGACAGAAATAAAACTGACAGAATAACCGTgtactttttcatttttcaaaTCTGCATATTTAGCTAGGAACTACGAAGTACATTTTTCATAGTTAAAAGCACAAGCCATTTGTAAGAAAAATATTAATTGTTTCATTACATGGAACAAGTGCTTCACCTATGCTTTGGTAGTCTTACCTTCACTGTGGAGTGATACATCATTAAAATGGTGTTCGTTTCTATATTACAACTAAGGACAGTGGTAAAACAGATCTACCTTCAATGGGTCTGGGTACAAAATGGGAGCAGGGCTTGGTCTTCTTAACATGGTTCCCCTTCATAATGTGCCCATCCTTGTTGAGCCCCAGGAACCAGCCTCGGCCTGACTCATTCTGACGGTACAGTGTCGATGAGTAGATCACATAGTAATTCTCAAAGACTGACTCCTTAAATTTGCACTCTGTTGTGAAATTTTCCTGTGTAACATTTAGTGAGAGAGCAGGGGGCAGGGGTTTGGGAGGATGGGGTAGAGAGAacagtattttaataaaacTTTTAATAAAACGTTTGTAGTGCTGAACAGCTGAAAGCAACTTTTTGGAAGATAAAGAGCAGGAATATTCAAATACAAGTAAACATATTGCCAGTcaagtttttattttgttatattattgaaaatagatACAGTATTGAAAATAGAAGCACTCCAATCAGTGAGCTGTATGTAAGTGTGCTTTGGTTTGGTGAGAGCTGAACATTTCCAATACTACCTGTATTTCCAATACTTCCATTACTGCTTCTTCTATTATGTAGTCCTTGACTTTATCTGGTTTATGTTCAATGTATTGTGCATTCCAAATTTCCTTATTCCAAATGCAAAGCAATTCCTCGAGGAAGAGCACAAGTAAGACTCTAGAATGACCTAGATAACAATGGTTAGTTAAACTTGCTCCCAGCTCTGAAGTAGGACCTATTGTAAAACGAACATTCACAGCAGAATACCTACAACTTTTAATTATTAGTTTATAATATGAAGACCAGCTTCAGAGAACTGCTTTATGGATGCAGATACCATgaactaataataaaaatgcaaaatttgTAAAAGGGAGTAGGTGAAACTCCTCACTAATGTATGCTCAGTTTAAGGAAATCATTTCTTCATTATAGATGAGATGTGTTCCTTGGATTTACACCAACGATAATCAGTAGAACACCTGCAAAGGGATTCAGATTTTACAACCCCCTTTGCAAAATCAAGGTAGGATACAaatttttcatccatccatccaatacaGGATgcggtgccaacccatcgcaggtgtAGTAATTTTCAAACTATAAATGACCAAAAACATTAAATTCAAGTAGGGA from Brienomyrus brachyistius isolate T26 chromosome 17, BBRACH_0.4, whole genome shotgun sequence harbors:
- the LOC125711318 gene encoding fibroblast growth factor 12-like isoform X2 yields the protein MENKSVEAQLKGIVTRLFSEQGFYLQMQPDGSVDGTKDENSDYTLFNLIPVGLRVVAIQGVKAGLYVAMNAEGFLYSSENFTTECKFKESVFENYYVIYSSTLYRQNESGRGWFLGLNKDGHIMKGNHVKKTKPCSHFVPRPIEVCMYKEPSLHELEEKPRSRKSSGTPNIHEDDVVNQDPKEQDGS